The sequence below is a genomic window from Dethiosulfovibrio faecalis.
AGGAAAAACTCCACGAGGCGAGGGCATCGGTGTCGGCCGCCTCCCAACAGCTGAGCCTTCTGAAGGAGGGAAGTCGCAGGGAGGACGTACTACAGGCTTACGCCGCCCTTCAGGGAGCCCAGGCCCGCTACGACCTCGTAACGGCCGGTCCGAGAGAGGAGATCAAGACCCAGGCCAGAGCCAGACTGAGAGCGGCCAAGGCCAGAACCGACATGGCCGCTCTGAAATTGGAATACGCCGAGCTAAGGGCCCCCTTCGACGGAACGGTGCTGGTGAAGGCCTCGGAAGAGGGAGAGAACGTCTCCCCCGGAACACCGGCCTTCTCCCTTGCCAGGCTGGACCGACCATGGATAAGGTGCTTCGTAATGGAGACCGACCTGCCCCACATAGCCCTCGGACAGAGCGCCTTGGTGGAGGTGGACGGACTGGACCGCAGGATCGAGGGCAAGGTGACATACATATCCTCTCAGGCGGAGTTCACCCCCAAGACGGTGGAGACCAGGAAAGAACGGGTCAACCTGATGTACCGCATAAAGGTCCGGGTCGACAACGACGACGGAGTTCTAAAGATAGGCATGCCCGTTACGGTGAGGATAACCCCGAGATGACCGCCCTCGTCGAGGTCCATGACCTGGAGAGGTCTTTCGGGAACCTCCGTGCGGTGGACCGTCTGTCCTTCTCTGTAGACCCGGGGGAGATCTTCGGCATAGTCGGCCCGGACGGAGCCGGAAAGACCACGGTGCTTCGAATACTGGCCACCGTGCTGGACGGAACAGGAGGCTCCGCCAGGATCGACGGCCTTGACGTGTCGGAGGAACCGGACCGAGTCAAGGACCGAATAGCCTACATGAGCCAGAGGTTCGGCCTCTATCCGGACCTGACGGTGGAGGAAAACGTCGGCCTCTACGCCGACCTCTACGGTCTGCCCAAAAAAGGTAGATCCGAAAGAATAGACGAGCTGCTTCGCTTCAGCTACATGGACCCCTTCAAGAAGAGGCGTGCGGGCGCCCTGTCGGGAGGGATGAAACAGAAGCTTCAGCTGGTCTGCGCCCTGATCCACACCCCTAAGGTTCTCCTCCTGGACGAGCCTACCAACGGGGTGGATCCGGTAAGCAGAAGGGATTTCTGGCGCATGCTCTTCGGCCTGTCGGACCGGGGGGTCGCCACGGTGGTAACCACGGCCTATATGGACGAGGCGGAG
It includes:
- a CDS encoding HlyD family secretion protein: MDKKRAFIGIAAVGAALTIAAAASWTLGKSGNGTISLSGTVEATTSTLSFRVGGYVKTVRVDEGDRVKKGEVLAKLDTEDLKLALETAIAEQIMAAANLEEMEEGSRPEEIAAASADVQKAKAALAEMEGGSRVQQIAEAQARLNQAVAARRSAEATLEMAKADDERFGNLYKSGSIGQREYESYRTAYRNAQEKLHEARASVSAASQQLSLLKEGSRREDVLQAYAALQGAQARYDLVTAGPREEIKTQARARLRAAKARTDMAALKLEYAELRAPFDGTVLVKASEEGENVSPGTPAFSLARLDRPWIRCFVMETDLPHIALGQSALVEVDGLDRRIEGKVTYISSQAEFTPKTVETRKERVNLMYRIKVRVDNDDGVLKIGMPVTVRITPR